Within Microcebus murinus isolate Inina chromosome 8, M.murinus_Inina_mat1.0, whole genome shotgun sequence, the genomic segment CCAATATCAAAGAAAACTTTGGGCAGAAACATAGAGATTCTTTTAGGCATTCCACCTCAGAGAAATAGTTTTTAGTTCATGTCTCCTGATTGGCTTACGTTCTTCCGAATCTCATCTCCTAAGCTCCCCTCCAGCTTTTCCAGAGGAACAATACAGAGGTCAGGGGAGATACAGGGAGGAACAGCCAGGCCAAACAATACAACACAGTGTGGAAACACTTGCCTTGTGTAAACCCAACCTGCATTGCACCTGAAATACAAATGAACTGGAAAGCATAAAACACACCGGGTGTACTAGCagctctcattaaaaaaaatcaccatcatcatcattgaaTGTACTAGCCATGGCTTGCGGGGAAGGAAGCACAGCTAATTCTTAATCTTGGCCAAGGTAATTTAAACCATAACTGAATATTACAATTCCTTTCAGCACAACTCACTACAGGCTGGGACTCTGACCTAGTGGAAACTTTCCTTTTTGTGCTTTATCTCCCTATTAGAGACTGTTTGCAGAGAACCACTAAAATGCATTTTTGGATTTTGTGTTAAGACCAATTTCCCTGGGAAGTCAAGTGAAGAAGCAGGTACCTCAGGGATTGCTCGCTGAGCTGTAGAAAGCTGCTTGTGTCATCTGGGTTGTCATCCTCGTTGGCCAGCTGGGACCAGCTGCCTGTGCTCTCCTCGCTGCTGCTGGGAGGGTTGGGGAAATCTTCAGGGGCTCTGGCATCCGTGGAGACTTCAGCCTCTGGTACATCTCTGGCATCAAGGCTGTGACTGTAGATGGCAAGATATTATTACCAAGACAGGAGGCACAAAACGAGACTTTTCATGGAGGTCGCTCTGTTGAGCCCAGACAAGCAGGATGTTGCTGGACAGTCTCTCTTTAGGCTGACCCTTCTGCTGGTGCCCCCGGTCCCAGTTTGCCCTTTGGGGATACTCTCCATCAGCCAGGGTTCTTATCTCTTCTATGGATCTCTTTCCACTGACTCTCTCCACTCATTGGAAAAACAGATTAAAGTACCCTGGCTTGCAAAAATAAGAACTACTGAGGGACAGTGgtgtttaaaaagaagatatgcaaagcATTCCCCCCCAGAGATGATGATTTAGAGGTTCCTGGGAGAGaagcccagaaatctgcattttaatcaaCCACCCCTGGTGATTCTAATGCACGTGGTAGGTAGAATGTGGGAATAACCTGTCCAGTTTGGGTGCTTTACCAAGTCGCTTTTCCTACAAAGACCTCCTTATTTTGAACTTGCAGCCACCTTttactccttcccttccctctgaaACCCGTGATTTATATTAGCACTACCTTTCTGAGTTAGTGCTTGCATATTTAGACTAAGTAGTAGCTGTCCAGTGCTGTTTAACCCTTGATCTGACAGGCCTTTGTCTTTCTTGATCTCCTCCGTGGCCACCCTGCGAATTTCTGCCTCTCTGGTCCCCTCCTTGCCTGGAACCTGgttctctgtttttcctttaagTGTAGCTACAGCCAGCTCCAATTCCCTGCACTCATTTCCACAGTCTGTCGCTAGGTGCTCACATCTACTCACCTGTCTATAAATATAGCTTCCCAATCTGGGCCTCAGCCAGGACCCTCCTTTTTCAGTTAGTCTTCTGCATATCTCCAGTCTGTCTCATTAGCATCTAAAAATCAATAGATCTAAAGCAAATTCTAATTGCCCTCACACCCTCTTCCTGGTATTAAAGTGTGGCTCTTTCTAGCATGCTGTGCTGCTGAGCTTCATGAAAGAAGATCCTTAACAAGCTTGgttttcctttctgaaatgttgagattttttttttgcaacatgGGCAGGGAAGAAGCAAGGGAATAGATGCCATCAAAGAGACAGTAGTtacttaaattcaaattaaagaagGTTGATTGATAACAAATGGAAACCATACACATATTCCCCAAAAATGCTGTTAGCCCCCAAAGCACAATGAGGTTCATAATTGGGAAAGGAGAGCTGTATTGCTCATAAAGGGTTGATGCCTGGGGTGGCCAGTCCCACAGGTTGGAAAGCAGAGCCTCGGGCCACAAGCCAGGAACATGTTGTTGGAGGCAGAGACAACGGAAACAGGAATTTATACTGAGTAGGGTAGCCaagtatacatatttaacaagccaTAGGAGCTATAGGGacgtcatgaatatttatgaaaagagaaacgCCTGTGCAGTCATGCTTATACCCCTTTatggggtccattcagtcagcagaggggcttaggattttatttttagcttacaAAGTATAAATGAATCAAGGACTGGACACAAAAAAAGAGGGCTCCAATGTCATTTGCCTagttaaaaagtaattttctggACTAATTCCTTACTAAATTAGAACCTTTTGTTATTACAAAAATTTGTTCCAAGATATTTCTTACTAAAGAAGTTACATCTCAGTGATTGACATTGAACATCCCGATTAAAAAATGAGTCTGTCAGTGTATTTTACTTTATCTCAATTTCATGCTCTATTTAAAGTAAATCTCATGTTCCATGTCACATAACTTGGAATTGAGAATGAATAATCATTATCTGAAacaccagttttctttttcttttgagagaaatttatagttttgctcatttatttatgaataatgcACAGATCTGGTATGCAGATGTATGCAGATGGCTTCTCTTCTTATTTTACAGTTCACACGCAGAGATTTAGAAAACCTTATATACTGTTAAATTCAACTGTATAATCTCTGTGTTGGCAGGGACTTCAGTGGTTATctagtccatagtttacattagggttcactttttccatgttctatgggttttgacaaatgtgtaatgacatgtatccaccatcaTGGTACCACACagaacagtttcactgccctaaaaacccTCTGTGCTTCACCTATTCATCCTTCTaccccaacctctggtaaccttTGATCTTTTTTTGTTTAGCCTTTTCtgagaatgtcatatagttggaatcatacagcatgtagccTCTTAAGATTGGCTATacttaataatatgtatttaaggttcttccatgtcttttcattgcttgatagctcattttaaattattttttagtgttgAATAAAATACACTGtttggatgtaccatagtttgtttatccatttgcctaCTGAAgaatattttggttgtttccaattttgggcaattattaataaaggtgctataaacatctgtattCATGTTTtcgtgtggacataagttttcaatgtAGTTGAGTAAATATaaaggagcatgattgctggattgtatggtaaaagtgtatttaatatttcaaataactgccaaactgtcttccaaagtagaCATGCTTCATTTTGCATTCTGACCaggaatgaatgagagttcctattgctccacatcACTGTCAGCGTTTGATGtcgtcagtgttttggatttcggCCATCCTAATatgtgtgtagtggtatcttacTGTTGTTTTGATTTACAATTCCCCAGTGGCCTATAATGTTGATCATCtgttcatatgcttatttgccatctgtatgtatatatatatgtgtgtgtgtgtgtacatatatttgtgtgcatgtgtgtgaagtGTCTGTTTAGCTCTTTGgctgattttaaagttttatttttaattgacaaataataattgtgtatacttatggggtacaatgtgattttttaaatacatgtatatattgtggaatgatcaaatcagggtgataGCTTAGCCaacacctcaaatatttatcatttctttttttataagaatatttaaaattttctcttctagctattttgaaatatacagtatattattattgttacctCATTATGCAATAGAATACCAGAACTTATTTCCTATGTCTAACTATAACTTTGTACCAATTGACCAACATCTCTCTTTTCCCtattccccaccccccagctattggtaaccaccattctactctctacttctatgtgttttacttttttagattccacatataagtaagattaTATAATAATTGTCTCTCTGTCCTTAacctatttcacttaacatgctATCTTCtaggttcatctatattgttacaaatgacagaatttcctgttttaaaaatatattataaaactataaaacttaaaacagcatggtactggcataaaaacaaacacggTTGACCAATGGAATAGGATACAGAACCAAGAAGTAAAACTACATACCTATAGTCAACTAATTTTTGGCAAAAGTGCGAAGAACACACAACGGGGAAAGGATAGTGAAAGCTGTGTTCAACTTGTTGACTGCAGCTAAACATTTAAAAGTCACAGGCTGTTTGTAAGTAATGAACAATGGGCATATGTCTCTGAAAGACAACACAGGCCTTTTCTCCAACATGTTTTCCAAGGCCAGAAGcttaatttttgattttgttttcctgttttgtttagctagagacaaaaaaataaagaaatgatacaaTGGTTTCATATTCAGGAATCTTATGAACTTTCTACAGAAAATGTAATTGTAAAAGGAACTGACACTTTTTTTAAGCAGCCTGAGAGAAATAATTACCTTGCCTCAAATTCAAATAGCATTGTCAACTACATTGCAATTTTCTGGAAAAGAACTGTTGAAATAACAATACTCCAGTGTTGCTTTGCACTTATACCGCCGGAATCACACCATGCATCGGAAGGGCCAGCCTTTGTGAACACAGTGTCCTTGCCAAGATCTTTAGGATAAGACCTAAGAAGAAAAACCTGACAGAAGAGATGCtagggagaagaaaaatgagaagagagaaaaatgatgccaaaatatttaatgtcaaatgccaatgctaaaatttatttaaatttaactattttcaaataaataatttggcatcattaatcactattattattatttgcttgaGAATtgacatgaatgaattttaaaaggtagCAAACCACAGGAGACTAATTTGAATGGGAAGAATGATACTTTCTGCTatataaatgaattcaatttgttttggggattttaaaaagaaatttactttcaacttttttttacaAGTGGGTATCATTGTTTTTTCTCCCCTCAGGAATTCAGTTCTTGCATCAATACAGTCCCTTTATGTCTAAGATTTAGCCAGACTTGATAAGTACTAATCAAGACGCAAACTCCATTCGCATGCACCCTCTCTAGTCCAAGAGATGATTCACTCACCTGCGGTTTTGACAGATGCTCACATCTGTGTCCCTGCCTCTCACCCCATCTGGGACTTTTTCTTCATTCAAATGCTCTTGGGCTTCCTCTAGGGGGCTGTTTTCAgaaaggcagagctggggttctCCGGCACAGGTTTCTCTCTGATCTGTTTCTATCTGAATCAAAGGCACTTCCCTTGAGCAAAGAGACTGTCTGGTGTGGTTTGGAGGGACAGCATCACGACACGAGGAAGTTTCCTTTTTAGAATCTAAACTGCTGTGGCTTGCAAGAGGAGCAGTTTTGCTTGGAGATGACCCTGGAAGATGTTTGCTTTCAGCAACAGAGTCTCTCCTGGGGTAATTGACAGGCTCCTGAACGCGCAGGGTTGGCCCGCTGTACACCCTGCTCGAGGCTAGTTTATTTGCACTTTTCTCCCCTCGTAAGGGGCCAGGCACAGGCTTGGTAGCCGAGGCCTCCGTGTCATCCACGATAATTTTGTTCTGGCGCATGAGGGCCTTAATTGAGCTTGCCCACGTCTCGTGAATTAGCATGTTTGTGATGTGATCAGTCCCACCTCTCCGATACAAGCAAGAGTCAGACTGGCAGAGACCCGACGAGGAGGCGCTCCCCACCGGCTGCACGTTTAGGAAATCTTGCTGGGAGCTCTGAGCAAAGCCATCTAAGGAGTTGGCTTTGATGGGCACATTGACTGTCAACTGGGCACATGGGGACCTGCTATCCGGCACCGACGACTGCCTGTAACACAGCGGGGACCGCAGGGAGGGGGACAGCAAGCCAGCCGTCCAATCCTGGCTGCTTCGCCTGGACGAGGCGCTGTCTCTGCTGTCTCTCTCGACGTCCCTCAGCATGTACCGATAGAACTCCTCGGTGATGCTCTCCGTGCTGGACTGCTTCGAGGGACAGCTCGGCCTCACGCTCAGGTGGTCACCTCTCCGGCACGCCTGTTGCATCGCTGAGCTCAGAATGCTGCTGGCGTTCTTGCCGGCGTAGTAATCCAGCAGCAACTCAAAGCCTCTCCCTTCACTCTCCATCTGGTTCACCATGAACCTGGAAAACTCGTCGGTGATGCTCTCGCAGCTCGACTGTTTGGAGACGGAGCTGGCCCTGCTGACTGGCTGGCTTAGGGTGCTCATTAAGCCCAGGCTGTTGACATAGGCCCTGGCTTCCGAGTCCTCCTCGGGAATGCTTTCGCAGCTGGAGGCCTTCAGCCGGCTCCACCTGTCCCCACTCAGTAACCGATTCCGGGGGTAGCTCTGGGCTTGCCACACGCCGTCCACCATGGAGAACTCCGTTAGGTTCATGATCTTGGCGGCCACTTCGTTTGCAAAGACATTGACAGAATCGGGGACGTCCTCAAGGTTCACAGACTCGTCCACGACCCTGTTCATAAGCTTCTCCTTAAGCTCGGGGTGCTCATCTGTCTTCCTCTTGATCTCACTGAGCCGGGGCGGCTTGTGTTTCCGCACAGCAGCCCCACCTGCCtggctttccttctttctcttcaagGACCGGCAAGATGCGTTGGGTGTAACCAGAAACTCGTTCCCTCTTTTCCATGCACAAAACCAGGGCTGTTTCCCATTGGCGTTGTCAAGGCAGATCGCTGCGATTTCAGTTGCCATGGAGACCACTGTCTCTGCTAATTCTTCGGCAAAGTCTGCAATGCAGTAGACGTCTGCATGCTGTGCTTGCAGCATGGAGTGAGCAGGAAGAGGCAAGTCATCCCCTAACAAGGACAGGTTACCTTGAGCTTCGTTGTTTAGAGGTGTGGCACAATCGTACTTTTCTTGGCTGTCTGGGTTGATACTGTTCTCAGCATCCTGGGAGCCACTCCTGCACTGGCCTATGGTCAGTGACCTTTCTGCTTTGAAACAGGCTCTGCATTCGTTCTCACCATGACTGGGTGTCTGATGAGGGTTTTTTGTATCCTCTGCCACCATTCCTTTCAGATGTATTTCCTTGGGGGATGTTTTAGCAGCGGAAGAATCGGGCACTCTGTGACTACATGATAATTCAGATGGCAGCATGGGGTTCTTGAAGAGACCTGGCCTCATGCCACCCTTGCGGTCTTGCTTTGGACGCATGTCATCCACAAGATCATTGGTGACATGGCTGGTGCCGTGCACATCGCTAAGTGGATAGGTGCTGGAGTGTTCAGTGGCTTTTGTCCGTGCTTGACCAGCAGCCTGATCCAATGGCTGGCAGCCTAGTTCTGTCTCCTTGGAAAGCACAGCAGGACGTTCACCAAGCTGTACGATATGGCTCATCTTCTTGAACGTGAAGCATATCACATTGAAGAGCAGTTGGTTTGTGCTTTCCATTAAGGTGTCCAGAGTTTCCAGGGAATGCCTGCCACCGTTGGggtcacttattttatttttctggtgaaCTTCATCAATGGAATGCTTCAGGATCACATTGGACAGGGTCTGTGCCAGATCATTCCTGAGGACATTTTCTGAGCATAGGGTCTGAGGCTTTGAAGCGGTTTCTATGATTCTCCTGTTCATGGATTCCATGAAGTCTCCAATGCTGTTGTAGGTGTCAGGCCTTGTTAAAACCAGAGCAGCCTCCTTGA encodes:
- the SPHKAP gene encoding A-kinase anchor protein SPHKAP isoform X3 — translated: MATPCSRCRAMWVVEPNSPTCLSAALTARRHSQESSTLESPLMHDASEPQQGSGNGSLGNSLGGSITACKKVLCSNSLLESTDYWLQNQRTPCQIGFVEDKSENCASVCFVNLDVNKDERSSTEHLQQKLVNVSPDLPKLISSMNVQQPKENEIVLLSGLASGNLQADFEVSQCPWLPDICLVQCARGNRPNSTNCIIFEINKFLIGLELVQERQLHLETNVLKLEDDTNCSLSSIEEDFLTASEHLEEESEVEEYRNGYENINVSANVLESKKPKEATQEEWNYKAKLFYALEDKYIGKYHTPFVKTERAPENLAENTALQGLGPSAKPSQWKGEAVGNERHATNCYCSETFKGQVKKSQALYIPREAYSSTMVKEVPSSCGTVAEQASQLDPGDQEDARNSLPPGQDGEVTTGEYATNLAESVLQDAFIRLSQSQPTLPQESAVSVSGGNVLLPSCYSTKDNVVPRSWNELPKIVIVQSPDGSDAALEPGVSSWPETEVSVETAPADTSRHPQSALEVALACAATVIGTISSPQATERLKMEQEALASHCPLGDSEALQTQASPAAKEPSLSEYSFPSALCGMTQVASAVAVCGLDEREEATHPVAPSGFLPTAESSEATPPPYGLATGRSMELGKEAIVEGLLKEAALVLTRPDTYNSIGDFMESMNRRIIETASKPQTLCSENVLRNDLAQTLSNVILKHSIDEVHQKNKISDPNGGRHSLETLDTLMESTNQLLFNVICFTFKKMSHIVQLGERPAVLSKETELGCQPLDQAAGQARTKATEHSSTYPLSDVHGTSHVTNDLVDDMRPKQDRKGGMRPGLFKNPMLPSELSCSHRVPDSSAAKTSPKEIHLKGMVAEDTKNPHQTPSHGENECRACFKAERSLTIGQCRSGSQDAENSINPDSQEKYDCATPLNNEAQGNLSLLGDDLPLPAHSMLQAQHADVYCIADFAEELAETVVSMATEIAAICLDNANGKQPWFCAWKRGNEFLVTPNASCRSLKRKKESQAGGAAVRKHKPPRLSEIKRKTDEHPELKEKLMNRVVDESVNLEDVPDSVNVFANEVAAKIMNLTEFSMVDGVWQAQSYPRNRLLSGDRWSRLKASSCESIPEEDSEARAYVNSLGLMSTLSQPVSRASSVSKQSSCESITDEFSRFMVNQMESEGRGFELLLDYYAGKNASSILSSAMQQACRRGDHLSVRPSCPSKQSSTESITEEFYRYMLRDVERDSRDSASSRRSSQDWTAGLLSPSLRSPLCYRQSSVPDSRSPCAQLTVNVPIKANSLDGFAQSSQQDFLNVQPVGSASSSGLCQSDSCLYRRGGTDHITNMLIHETWASSIKALMRQNKIIVDDTEASATKPVPGPLRGEKSANKLASSRVYSGPTLRVQEPVNYPRRDSVAESKHLPGSSPSKTAPLASHSSLDSKKETSSCRDAVPPNHTRQSLCSREVPLIQIETDQRETCAGEPQLCLSENSPLEEAQEHLNEEKVPDGVRGRDTDVSICQNRSHSLDARDVPEAEVSTDARAPEDFPNPPSSSEESTGSWSQLANEDDNPDDTSSFLQLSEQSLSELVEEKEILKGQSENIEERATELPVGPASAQRSLLVINFDLEPECPDAELRATLQWIAASELGIPTIYFKKSQENRIEKFLDVVRLVHQKSWKVGDIFHAVVQYCKMHEERKDGSLSLFDWLLELG